In one Sulfitobacter sp. LCG007 genomic region, the following are encoded:
- the tssK gene encoding type VI secretion system baseplate subunit TssK produces MSWDNKVVWQEGMFLQPHHFQQHDRYVEALVSGVAGSLTPYGWGVTGLALDQQLLKLGKLAVTSCAGLTPDGAAFRAPEADAQPPALDVPQSARNTVVYLAIPARRPGAIEVDMSGAPQSAARYRPEEFEVTDSMGRDRRAVQMAVGKLHMTLALDLDDLSDQLVIPVARIIEVRSDGEVVLDRGFIPSALDARAAGPLSDFLRELEGLLSHRAEALAGRLNQTGTSKGVAEISDFLLLMCVNRTLPQIRHLMTIRNAHPQAIFQSLVALAGELATLMTPEKSAPAFPAYAHDDLSNVFQPVFRALRQYLSSVLEQNAVPIAIEPRKYGVSVAMISDKRLFGAANFVLAAKASVPAESVRRHFPTQAKMGPVEEIRQLVNSALPGIGLRPLPVAPRQVPYHAGVVYFELDRDSHHWKQMTRSGGLAIHVSGDFPDLEMELWAIR; encoded by the coding sequence GTGTCGTGGGATAACAAGGTCGTCTGGCAGGAGGGGATGTTCCTCCAGCCGCATCACTTCCAGCAGCACGACCGCTATGTCGAAGCGCTTGTCTCCGGCGTGGCGGGATCGCTCACCCCCTATGGCTGGGGCGTGACCGGGCTGGCCCTCGACCAGCAGCTGCTGAAGCTTGGCAAGCTGGCGGTGACATCCTGCGCCGGACTGACGCCGGACGGCGCAGCCTTCCGGGCGCCCGAGGCGGATGCCCAGCCTCCCGCGCTCGACGTGCCGCAGAGCGCCAGGAACACGGTTGTCTACCTCGCGATCCCGGCCCGGCGCCCCGGCGCCATCGAGGTCGACATGAGCGGCGCGCCGCAATCGGCGGCACGCTACCGCCCCGAGGAGTTCGAGGTCACCGACAGCATGGGCCGGGACCGCCGCGCGGTCCAGATGGCGGTGGGCAAACTGCACATGACGCTTGCGCTCGACCTCGACGATCTGTCGGACCAGCTGGTGATACCCGTTGCGCGCATCATCGAGGTGCGCTCCGACGGCGAGGTGGTGCTCGATCGCGGGTTCATCCCCTCGGCACTGGACGCCCGCGCCGCCGGCCCGCTGAGCGATTTCCTGCGCGAGCTGGAGGGCCTGCTGAGCCACCGCGCCGAGGCCCTGGCGGGGCGGCTCAACCAGACCGGCACGTCGAAGGGCGTCGCCGAGATCTCGGACTTTCTGCTGCTGATGTGTGTCAACCGCACGCTGCCGCAGATCCGCCACCTGATGACGATCCGCAACGCCCATCCTCAGGCCATCTTCCAGAGCCTCGTCGCGCTTGCCGGCGAGCTCGCCACGCTGATGACGCCCGAGAAAAGCGCGCCGGCGTTTCCCGCTTACGCCCATGACGACCTGAGCAATGTATTCCAGCCGGTGTTCCGCGCCCTGCGGCAGTACCTGAGCTCGGTTCTCGAGCAGAACGCCGTGCCGATCGCCATCGAGCCGCGCAAGTACGGCGTCTCGGTCGCGATGATCTCGGACAAGCGGCTGTTCGGCGCGGCGAATTTCGTGCTCGCCGCCAAGGCGTCCGTGCCGGCCGAGAGCGTGCGCCGCCACTTCCCCACCCAGGCCAAGATGGGTCCGGTCGAGGAGATCCGGCAACTGGTGAATTCGGCCCTTCCGGGCATCGGTCTGCGCCCCCTGCCGGTAGCGCCGCGCCAGGTGCCCTACCATGCCGGTGTGGTCTATTTCGAGCTCGACCGCGACAGCCATCACTGGAAGCAGATGACGCGCTCCGGCGGTCTTGCGATCCATGTCTCCGGCGACTTCCCCGATCTTGAAATGGAGCTGTGGGCGATCCGCTGA
- a CDS encoding type VI secretion system Vgr family protein, translated as MAQETVLEGRQVRLTLPGKLKGFLMRAQVDEGLSRLTETTIEFMSPDIDIDLQKLVGERLPLEIDAPKDKIRYFQGRCTAAEYLGSHAGRGYFRATVRPWLWFLTRSVNCRIFQDRSVIDVIKDVFSQHGFSDFRDRTKHSYPKRGYCVQYRESDYAFLCRLMEEEGIYFYHDHEKSKEVLILADDASAHRNVEDHAELDFHFRAPDYRRRDDHVFDWRGGQSIQTGKVTLQDYDFEKPRSDLTSVKALPHGKHAFKSYEAYDYPGRHGDTRTGEHHARVRIEGLAAQAHRSSGACNVRQMSAGAKFKLRHHPRKSENAEYLVISARHQLQIDADIEDREMVEAILGPLLDFDRSTSPDTYRCLFEVQQVSVPFRAPQLTPRPEHPGVQTAVVVGKAGEEVWTDRHGRVKVQFHWDREGRRDDSTSCWVRTSVPWSGKGWGFVAVPRIGQEVVVQFEDGNPDRPLITGMVYNGDNEPPYPLPGNQTLTGLKTNSSKGGGGFSELVFEDRKDAEFVRLQSERDFHQIVKNNAEITVGLEHRKGGTFKQTIHGDKTETIRAGDHAFTVAKGKETVDIAKARSTRIGTDDSLTVEGAQSLDVRGGKKDSIARGYEIDVGAALEISAASKIVLKCGASKIEMTPSKITVSSTQVELKAGATGKFTAGGQLKMEAKGQAALKGAGMLTLEGGGMTQLKSAGLLIAKGALTMIN; from the coding sequence ATGGCGCAGGAGACCGTTCTTGAGGGCCGTCAGGTCAGGTTGACGCTTCCCGGCAAGCTGAAGGGCTTCCTGATGCGCGCGCAGGTCGACGAGGGGCTGAGCAGGCTCACCGAGACCACCATCGAATTCATGTCGCCCGACATCGACATCGACCTGCAGAAGCTGGTAGGAGAACGCCTGCCGCTCGAGATCGACGCCCCCAAGGACAAGATCCGCTATTTCCAGGGCCGCTGCACCGCCGCCGAATACCTTGGCTCCCATGCCGGACGCGGTTATTTCCGTGCCACTGTAAGGCCTTGGCTGTGGTTCCTGACGCGCAGCGTTAATTGCCGGATCTTTCAGGACCGATCCGTGATCGACGTGATCAAGGACGTGTTTTCGCAACACGGGTTCTCGGATTTCCGCGACCGTACCAAACACAGCTATCCCAAGCGCGGCTACTGCGTGCAGTACCGCGAAAGCGACTACGCCTTCCTGTGCCGACTGATGGAAGAGGAAGGGATCTATTTCTACCACGACCACGAAAAATCGAAGGAGGTACTGATCCTCGCCGACGACGCCAGCGCGCACCGCAACGTCGAGGACCACGCCGAGCTCGATTTCCACTTCCGCGCGCCGGACTACCGGCGCCGTGACGATCACGTCTTCGACTGGCGCGGCGGCCAAAGCATCCAGACCGGCAAGGTCACGTTGCAGGACTACGATTTCGAGAAGCCAAGGTCGGATCTGACGAGCGTCAAGGCGCTGCCCCACGGCAAGCACGCCTTCAAGTCATACGAGGCCTACGACTACCCGGGCCGCCACGGCGACACCCGCACCGGCGAGCATCACGCCCGCGTCCGCATCGAGGGGCTGGCGGCGCAGGCGCACCGTTCGAGCGGCGCCTGCAACGTGCGCCAGATGAGCGCCGGGGCGAAGTTCAAGCTCAGGCACCATCCGCGCAAGAGCGAGAACGCCGAATACCTGGTGATCTCGGCCCGCCACCAGCTTCAGATCGACGCCGATATCGAGGATCGCGAGATGGTGGAAGCCATTCTCGGCCCGCTGCTCGATTTCGATCGCAGCACAAGCCCCGACACCTATCGCTGCCTGTTCGAGGTGCAGCAGGTCTCGGTGCCCTTCCGCGCGCCGCAGCTCACACCGCGCCCCGAACATCCCGGCGTGCAGACCGCCGTCGTCGTGGGCAAGGCCGGAGAGGAGGTCTGGACCGACCGCCATGGTCGCGTGAAGGTTCAGTTCCACTGGGACCGCGAAGGCCGCCGCGACGACAGCACCTCTTGCTGGGTGCGCACCTCGGTGCCGTGGAGCGGCAAGGGCTGGGGTTTCGTCGCCGTTCCGCGAATCGGCCAGGAAGTCGTCGTTCAGTTCGAGGACGGCAATCCCGACCGCCCTCTCATCACCGGAATGGTCTACAACGGCGACAACGAGCCCCCCTATCCCCTGCCCGGCAACCAGACCCTGACGGGATTGAAGACGAACAGCTCGAAGGGCGGCGGCGGCTTCAGCGAACTGGTATTCGAGGACAGGAAGGATGCCGAGTTCGTCCGGCTTCAGTCCGAGCGCGACTTCCACCAGATCGTCAAGAACAACGCCGAGATCACCGTCGGGCTCGAGCACCGCAAGGGCGGCACGTTCAAGCAGACGATCCACGGAGACAAGACCGAAACGATCCGCGCGGGCGACCACGCCTTCACGGTGGCGAAGGGCAAGGAAACCGTCGACATCGCGAAGGCGCGCAGCACCCGCATCGGTACCGACGACAGTCTGACGGTCGAAGGCGCGCAGTCGCTCGACGTGAGGGGCGGCAAGAAGGACAGCATCGCGCGCGGCTACGAGATCGACGTGGGCGCCGCGCTCGAGATCTCGGCCGCATCGAAGATCGTGCTGAAATGCGGCGCGTCGAAGATCGAAATGACGCCCTCGAAGATCACCGTTTCCTCCACGCAGGTCGAGCTGAAGGCCGGCGCCACCGGGAAGTTCACCGCCGGCGGTCAGCTCAAGATGGAGGCCAAGGGACAGGCGGCGCTCAAGGGGGCGGGGATGCTGACGCTCGAGGGCGGTGGCATGACGCAACTGAAATCCGCCGGGCTGCTCATCGCCAAGGGCGCCCTCACGATGATCAACTGA
- the tagH gene encoding type VI secretion system-associated FHA domain protein TagH, translating to MSLTLRPTGFGPLPDGRTRVEIRDGVLTVGRGDENDLSLPDPDRTLSKRHCVIEERGGDYVLCDLSTNGTFLNYAAERVGEIPAPLSHGDVIQVGTFELVVELAHAPGESVPLPPTEDTFSLPPQTPAASAESALESLGGSDDDYLDALLGGPAEPAVERPTLPEDPFALEPLPFDDTPPDAWSAPGASARDHSPAAQDHFRAPAVQSGQIPDDWDDLFAPEIPDPSPFPASPPDPAPERAAEPAPPQTPHFAGARGQEPLAPAEGAAPSPAAPSGAALRAFLDGAGAGHLAIPEAEVAGTMARLGRVFAAMAGGMREILMTRAAIKSEMRMDRTMINNGGNNPLKFSISPEQAVEAMIRPTVRGYLDAETATQEALNDIRAHEVAMMAGMEAALKALLARLGPDQLASRIEQGSTLGTLLGGKKARYWEAYEKMYAQIARETEDDFQSTFGREFARAYQDQLRKL from the coding sequence ATGAGCCTGACACTGAGACCGACAGGCTTTGGCCCGCTGCCCGACGGACGCACCCGCGTCGAGATCCGCGATGGCGTGCTGACCGTGGGGCGAGGCGATGAAAACGATCTCTCGCTCCCCGATCCGGACCGTACCCTGTCCAAGCGCCATTGCGTGATCGAGGAGCGCGGCGGCGACTACGTGCTGTGCGACCTCAGCACCAACGGCACCTTTCTGAACTACGCCGCCGAGCGCGTCGGAGAGATCCCCGCGCCGCTGAGCCATGGCGACGTCATTCAGGTCGGCACCTTCGAGCTGGTCGTGGAGCTTGCACATGCCCCGGGCGAGAGCGTTCCCCTGCCCCCCACAGAGGATACCTTCTCGTTGCCCCCGCAAACGCCTGCCGCGTCCGCAGAGAGCGCGCTCGAGTCGCTGGGCGGTTCCGACGACGATTATCTCGACGCGCTTCTGGGCGGGCCAGCCGAACCGGCAGTCGAGCGCCCGACGCTCCCCGAGGATCCCTTCGCCCTCGAACCCCTGCCCTTCGACGACACGCCGCCCGACGCCTGGAGCGCACCGGGCGCAAGCGCCCGCGACCACAGCCCGGCCGCGCAGGATCACTTCCGCGCGCCCGCGGTGCAGTCCGGGCAGATCCCCGACGACTGGGACGACCTCTTCGCGCCCGAAATCCCCGACCCGAGCCCGTTCCCGGCGTCCCCTCCCGACCCGGCTCCGGAAAGAGCCGCCGAACCGGCACCCCCGCAAACGCCGCATTTCGCCGGGGCCCGGGGTCAGGAACCCCTGGCGCCAGCCGAAGGCGCAGCGCCCTCACCCGCCGCTCCCTCCGGTGCCGCCCTTCGCGCCTTCCTCGACGGGGCGGGCGCCGGTCATCTCGCCATTCCCGAGGCCGAAGTCGCCGGGACGATGGCGCGCCTTGGCCGCGTCTTCGCCGCGATGGCGGGCGGCATGCGCGAGATCCTGATGACGCGCGCGGCGATCAAGAGCGAGATGCGGATGGACCGCACGATGATCAATAACGGTGGCAACAACCCGCTGAAGTTCTCGATCTCTCCCGAACAGGCGGTCGAGGCGATGATCCGTCCCACAGTGCGCGGCTACCTCGACGCCGAGACCGCGACACAAGAGGCGCTGAACGACATCCGCGCCCACGAAGTCGCAATGATGGCGGGCATGGAGGCCGCGCTGAAGGCGCTGCTGGCCCGGCTTGGCCCCGATCAACTGGCCTCGCGGATCGAGCAGGGCAGCACGCTGGGGACCCTGCTTGGCGGCAAGAAGGCCCGCTACTGGGAGGCATACGAGAAGATGTATGCCCAGATCGCCCGAGAGACCGAGGACGACTTCCAGTCGACCTTCGGGCGCGAATTCGCGCGCGCCTACCAGGACCAACTCCGCAAACTCTGA
- a CDS encoding PAAR domain-containing protein: protein MTLPAARVTDTHVCPMVTGIIPHVGGPIVVPCPTVLIGKLPAATATAMAVCVGAPDMIAKGSTRVLTGKKPQARLSDTCAHGGAVVMGCPTVLVAG, encoded by the coding sequence ATGACACTGCCCGCCGCCCGTGTCACCGACACTCATGTCTGCCCGATGGTCACCGGCATCATCCCGCATGTGGGCGGGCCGATCGTGGTGCCTTGTCCGACGGTGCTGATCGGCAAGCTGCCCGCCGCCACGGCGACGGCGATGGCGGTCTGCGTGGGTGCCCCGGACATGATCGCCAAGGGCTCGACAAGGGTTCTCACCGGCAAGAAGCCGCAGGCGCGGCTCTCGGACACCTGCGCCCATGGCGGCGCGGTGGTCATGGGCTGTCCGACCGTTCTGGTGGCGGGATAA
- the tssM gene encoding type VI secretion system membrane subunit TssM translates to MTRKIISRILGPMGVLILFSLALAAATWYLGPLIAIGDLRPFDRIPHRLIALGAITAATVIAILVMQLRARAREHAMTEAITGTAIDAGPRTNAADAAVEAELSELRARMGDALAMLRKSRLGGRFGSRHLYQLPWYIVIGPPGAGKTTAIVNSGLKFPLADHLGKGAIGGVGGTRNCDWWFTNEAVLLDTAGRYTTQDSNAEADARAWGGFLQMLKKHRRRQPINGAIVAISLSDLSLQDEQERRAHAKAVRTRLHELREKLGVRFPVYVLFTKADLIAGFQEYFDTFGSDEREQVWGFTLPYRKGAAEDPMAAFNPEFDALLSQLSNRILERMQTETDYQRRSLIAGFPSQVASLRGVAESFLGEIFQESRFDDSQLLRGVYFTSGTQEGTPIDRLMMGMAQTFGIGRQAIGTGKGQGRSYFLLRLLTGVIFPESGLVSADDRVEQRYRWVRGGAVAASVLLFGGSAAVLSNSFLGNRQLISEASAQLGSFQTISAGIPRRSIPDSDLASVVPALNILRELPGNPSASDPEPPLGLTFGLYQGDAIGTESAQSYRGALNTMLLPRLLFRLEEQMQASLNDTDLLFEALKVYLMLGLQGQMDEDTVKQWMQIDWGLAFPDNQSLQDDLMIHLGAMLAQPMQEIALNGPLVAQIQGLLAETPLAERIYQSIITAPEARDLTQFRITDVGGPAVSRVILRPSGKPLSAGVDGVFTRAGFYDYVLPELTEVAERARFENLVLGDRAEAVTPSVLDRLGRDVLALYENDYVTRYDQLLGDLDVIPMESLGQATDVINILSGPASPIRNILEAVSKETRLTELPESARLADDATGAAIGLVQDELLSSLNSQGSAIAEALAAVAPQGGGDDARRPGQFVEERFRPLHDLTAQVDGAPSQLDGVIAQMNAVFGDLNRLSLGQSSGAAIAGPGAGAAAELQVGLSRLPNPLQRWASQVVEGSSGAAVGGARAELNAKWQSQVLPVCRQTIDGRYPFARQAKADVTLQDFSRLFAPQGLIDTFFKENLAPFVDQTSNPWRLKRVNGTDLGISEAVVAQFQRASEIRDSFFLSPGRPSITFDVTPVALDPAVEQVTLEVEGESLIYAHGPPQVVPMTWPGQGGRTRVSFAPNSPNRENSIQRDGPWAWFRLLDTAELRRTNVSDRNRLIFNLGGRIAIFQLRAGSALNPFTVSALSSFACPASL, encoded by the coding sequence ATGACCCGCAAAATCATCTCCCGGATCCTCGGCCCGATGGGCGTGCTGATCCTCTTCAGCCTCGCTCTCGCCGCCGCGACCTGGTATCTCGGGCCGCTGATCGCCATCGGCGATCTGCGCCCCTTCGACCGTATCCCTCACCGGCTGATCGCCTTGGGAGCGATCACGGCGGCCACGGTGATCGCCATCCTCGTCATGCAGCTGCGGGCCCGCGCCCGGGAGCATGCGATGACCGAGGCGATCACCGGTACGGCCATTGACGCCGGCCCGAGGACGAACGCCGCCGATGCGGCGGTCGAGGCCGAGCTCTCCGAGCTGCGCGCACGCATGGGCGACGCGCTCGCCATGTTGCGCAAGTCCAGGCTCGGCGGGCGCTTCGGGTCGCGCCATCTCTACCAGTTGCCGTGGTATATCGTGATCGGGCCACCGGGTGCCGGCAAGACCACCGCCATCGTGAACTCCGGTCTGAAATTTCCGCTGGCCGACCATCTTGGCAAGGGTGCGATCGGCGGCGTCGGGGGCACACGGAACTGCGACTGGTGGTTCACCAACGAGGCGGTGCTTCTCGACACCGCCGGGCGCTACACCACGCAGGACAGCAACGCCGAGGCCGATGCCCGCGCGTGGGGCGGGTTCCTCCAGATGCTCAAGAAGCACCGCCGCCGCCAGCCGATAAACGGCGCCATCGTGGCGATCAGCCTGTCGGACCTGTCCCTGCAGGACGAGCAGGAGCGGCGCGCCCATGCCAAGGCCGTGCGCACGCGCCTTCACGAGCTGCGCGAAAAGCTCGGCGTGCGATTTCCTGTCTACGTTCTCTTCACCAAGGCAGACCTGATCGCGGGATTCCAGGAGTATTTCGACACGTTCGGCAGCGACGAGCGCGAGCAGGTCTGGGGCTTCACCCTGCCCTACCGCAAAGGCGCCGCAGAAGATCCGATGGCGGCGTTCAACCCCGAGTTCGACGCGCTGCTGTCGCAGCTGTCGAACCGCATTCTCGAGCGGATGCAGACCGAAACGGACTATCAGCGGCGCAGCCTGATCGCCGGTTTCCCCTCGCAGGTAGCTTCTTTGCGCGGGGTGGCCGAGAGCTTTCTCGGCGAGATATTTCAGGAAAGCCGCTTCGACGACAGCCAGCTCCTGCGAGGGGTGTATTTCACCTCGGGCACGCAGGAAGGCACGCCGATCGACCGGCTCATGATGGGCATGGCGCAGACCTTCGGGATTGGCCGGCAGGCCATCGGCACCGGCAAGGGCCAGGGACGCAGCTACTTCCTGCTTCGGCTGCTGACCGGTGTGATCTTTCCCGAGTCGGGCCTCGTCTCTGCCGATGACAGGGTCGAGCAGCGCTATCGCTGGGTGCGCGGCGGCGCCGTGGCCGCCAGCGTGCTGCTTTTCGGCGGCAGCGCGGCGGTCCTGTCCAACAGCTTTCTGGGAAATCGCCAGCTGATCTCGGAGGCCAGCGCCCAGCTTGGCAGTTTCCAGACCATCAGCGCCGGGATTCCGCGCAGGTCCATCCCGGATTCCGACCTTGCCTCGGTCGTGCCCGCACTCAACATCCTGCGCGAGCTGCCGGGCAACCCCTCCGCCAGTGATCCCGAGCCGCCGCTGGGGCTGACCTTCGGGCTCTACCAGGGCGACGCCATCGGCACCGAAAGCGCCCAGAGCTATCGCGGCGCGCTCAACACGATGCTGCTGCCGCGACTGCTTTTCCGGCTCGAGGAGCAGATGCAGGCCAGCCTCAACGATACCGACCTGCTGTTCGAGGCGCTCAAGGTCTACCTGATGCTGGGTCTTCAGGGCCAGATGGACGAAGACACCGTCAAGCAGTGGATGCAGATCGACTGGGGTCTCGCCTTTCCCGACAACCAGAGCCTGCAGGACGACCTGATGATCCATCTCGGAGCGATGCTGGCACAGCCGATGCAGGAGATCGCCCTCAACGGCCCGCTGGTTGCGCAGATCCAGGGTCTGCTGGCCGAAACGCCGCTGGCCGAGCGGATATACCAAAGCATCATCACCGCGCCCGAGGCCCGCGACCTGACGCAATTCCGCATCACCGATGTGGGTGGGCCGGCCGTGTCGCGCGTGATCCTGCGGCCATCGGGCAAACCGCTCAGCGCCGGCGTCGACGGGGTATTCACCCGCGCAGGCTTTTACGACTACGTGCTGCCCGAACTGACCGAGGTGGCCGAACGCGCCCGGTTCGAGAACCTCGTGCTGGGCGACCGCGCCGAAGCGGTGACGCCGTCGGTGCTCGACCGACTGGGGCGTGACGTTCTCGCGCTCTACGAGAACGACTATGTCACCCGCTACGACCAGCTTCTTGGCGATCTCGACGTGATCCCGATGGAGAGCCTTGGTCAGGCGACCGATGTGATCAACATCCTCTCCGGTCCGGCCTCGCCGATCCGCAACATCCTGGAGGCGGTCTCGAAGGAGACGAGGCTTACCGAGTTGCCCGAGAGTGCCCGGTTGGCCGACGATGCCACGGGTGCAGCGATCGGACTCGTGCAGGACGAGCTACTCTCCTCGCTCAATTCGCAGGGCTCGGCCATCGCCGAGGCCCTTGCCGCGGTGGCTCCGCAGGGCGGTGGCGATGACGCGCGGCGTCCCGGACAGTTCGTCGAGGAGCGTTTCCGCCCGCTGCACGATCTCACCGCCCAGGTGGACGGCGCGCCGTCGCAGCTCGACGGGGTGATCGCGCAGATGAACGCGGTGTTCGGCGATCTCAACCGGCTGTCGCTGGGCCAGAGCTCGGGCGCCGCCATCGCGGGACCGGGCGCAGGCGCGGCAGCAGAGCTTCAGGTGGGACTGTCGCGGCTGCCGAACCCCCTGCAGCGCTGGGCCTCGCAGGTTGTCGAGGGCTCATCCGGCGCGGCCGTCGGGGGGGCGCGCGCCGAGCTGAACGCCAAGTGGCAATCCCAGGTGCTTCCCGTCTGCCGCCAGACCATCGACGGTCGCTATCCCTTCGCCCGGCAGGCCAAGGCCGACGTGACGCTGCAGGATTTCTCCCGCCTCTTCGCGCCCCAGGGTCTGATCGACACTTTCTTCAAGGAGAACCTTGCACCCTTCGTGGACCAGACCAGCAATCCATGGCGGCTCAAACGGGTGAACGGCACCGATCTTGGCATCTCTGAAGCGGTGGTGGCGCAGTTCCAGCGTGCCTCGGAGATCAGGGACAGCTTCTTCCTCTCCCCCGGCCGGCCGTCGATCACCTTCGACGTGACCCCGGTGGCGCTCGATCCGGCTGTCGAGCAGGTGACGCTCGAGGTCGAGGGCGAGAGCCTGATCTATGCCCACGGCCCGCCACAGGTCGTTCCGATGACATGGCCCGGACAGGGTGGCCGCACCCGCGTGAGCTTCGCTCCCAACAGCCCCAACCGCGAGAATTCGATTCAGCGCGACGGGCCTTGGGCCTGGTTCCGGCTGCTCGACACCGCCGAACTGCGCCGCACCAACGTCTCCGACCGAAACCGGCTGATCTTCAATCTCGGCGGGCGCATCGCGATCTTCCAGCTGCGCGCGGGCTCGGCTCTGAACCCGTTCACCGTCTCGGCCCTGTCGAGCTTCGCCTGCCCGGCCTCGCTGTGA
- the tssJ gene encoding type VI secretion system lipoprotein TssJ codes for MFKLSSLLAALCLALSACAPSPQTAATTVDLTITGEADMNGGLPAQVKVYYLTSGAAFGSGDFFALFNEPEATLGADLVAVDDFQLAPGRSVSDSRRFTQAPGTIGVVAAFRDIDGSRFLATRPIVPGSSNAVSVSIGANAVSIR; via the coding sequence ATGTTCAAGCTCTCCTCGCTCCTCGCCGCGCTCTGCCTGGCGCTTTCCGCCTGCGCCCCCTCTCCGCAGACCGCCGCCACGACCGTCGATCTTACCATCACCGGCGAGGCGGACATGAACGGCGGCCTGCCGGCGCAGGTGAAGGTCTATTACCTGACCTCCGGCGCGGCTTTCGGCTCGGGCGATTTCTTCGCGCTGTTCAATGAACCCGAGGCGACCCTCGGTGCCGATCTCGTCGCGGTGGACGACTTCCAGCTCGCGCCCGGCCGCAGCGTCAGCGACAGCCGCCGCTTCACGCAGGCCCCCGGCACCATTGGCGTCGTCGCGGCGTTCCGCGACATCGACGGCAGCCGCTTTCTTGCGACCCGCCCCATCGTGCCCGGCAGCAGCAATGCCGTCTCGGTCAGCATCGGCGCCAACGCTGTCTCGATCCGCTGA
- the tssL gene encoding type VI secretion system protein TssL, long form, with amino-acid sequence MTRDDPFAEPSDTDKTIVRPNPGGRRPAAPAHMPPPQGAQTPSEPAPARAHPQAQHGRAQQAAAQATVVPVKAAATGMNPLNAAAATLFALVARIRNRAQHANPAALRESVIAEIRAFEHAAIESGVAAQTVRVARYALCATIDDVVLNTPWGGSSVWAQRSMVGTFHKETHGGDRFYDLLARLEASPAVNRDLLEFLYMCLSLGFEGRLRVEPRGSERHMAIRDGLARLIRTHRGSVEPDLSPRWKGVTLAHRLISAWTPVWLAGGLTLLGVCAAFAGFSLALDGSTEALRDQIAGLDVAGPVTLDRPAPPPPPAPPAPREVETVESVAAFLKPEIDEGLVTVESAGNTLAVRISGENMFAPASDTLEPRFAEVVDRVAAALNVEGGRIIVAGHSDNVPIRTARFPSNLALSLARAKFVMERLSQTLTDGSRITAEGRADREPVASNDTPEGRAKNRRIEVILVKAG; translated from the coding sequence ATGACCCGCGACGACCCCTTCGCAGAACCCTCGGACACCGACAAGACCATCGTGCGGCCCAATCCCGGCGGGCGCCGTCCCGCGGCCCCTGCGCACATGCCCCCGCCGCAGGGCGCGCAGACCCCGTCAGAGCCCGCCCCCGCGCGGGCGCACCCTCAGGCCCAGCATGGCAGGGCGCAACAAGCGGCGGCGCAGGCGACGGTCGTTCCGGTGAAGGCCGCGGCCACGGGGATGAACCCGCTGAATGCCGCCGCCGCCACGCTCTTCGCGCTGGTAGCGCGGATCCGCAACCGGGCGCAGCACGCCAATCCGGCGGCGCTGCGCGAAAGCGTGATCGCCGAGATACGCGCTTTCGAGCATGCGGCAATCGAGTCCGGCGTCGCGGCCCAGACCGTGCGGGTGGCGCGCTACGCGCTCTGCGCCACGATCGACGACGTGGTGCTCAACACGCCCTGGGGCGGCAGCAGCGTCTGGGCTCAGCGCAGCATGGTCGGCACCTTCCACAAGGAAACCCACGGCGGCGACCGCTTCTACGACCTTCTGGCGCGGCTCGAGGCGAGCCCCGCAGTCAATCGCGACCTGCTCGAGTTCCTCTACATGTGCCTCAGCCTGGGCTTCGAGGGGCGGCTTCGCGTCGAGCCGCGCGGCAGCGAAAGGCACATGGCGATCCGCGACGGGCTGGCGCGGCTGATCCGCACCCATCGCGGATCGGTCGAACCCGATCTCTCTCCGCGCTGGAAAGGGGTGACGCTGGCGCATCGGCTGATCTCGGCATGGACCCCGGTCTGGCTTGCGGGCGGGCTGACGCTTCTGGGCGTCTGCGCCGCCTTCGCCGGGTTTTCCCTGGCGCTCGACGGATCTACCGAAGCCCTGCGCGACCAGATCGCCGGGCTCGACGTGGCCGGGCCGGTGACGCTTGACCGCCCCGCCCCGCCGCCGCCGCCCGCTCCGCCCGCACCGCGCGAAGTCGAGACGGTCGAGTCGGTCGCGGCCTTTCTGAAACCCGAGATCGATGAGGGGCTCGTGACCGTCGAGAGCGCCGGCAACACGCTTGCGGTGCGAATCTCGGGCGAAAACATGTTCGCCCCCGCCTCCGACACGCTCGAACCGCGTTTTGCCGAGGTGGTCGACCGCGTCGCGGCGGCGCTGAATGTGGAGGGCGGGCGCATCATCGTCGCGGGCCACTCCGACAACGTTCCCATCAGGACAGCGCGTTTTCCGTCCAACCTCGCGCTGTCGCTGGCGCGGGCCAAGTTCGTGATGGAGCGGCTTTCCCAGACCCTCACCGATGGGTCGCGCATCACCGCCGAAGGACGCGCCGACCGCGAACCCGTCGCCTCGAACGACACCCCCGAAGGGCGCGCCAAGAACCGTCGCATCGAAGTCATTCTCGTGAAGGCAGGCTGA